The proteins below come from a single Tachysurus fulvidraco isolate hzauxx_2018 chromosome 13, HZAU_PFXX_2.0, whole genome shotgun sequence genomic window:
- the LOC125146214 gene encoding extracellular calcium-sensing receptor-like → MMFAIEEINNRSDILPGINLGYKIYDTCGSVEMTTRAALSLVNGYGENTTSVHCSKPDTVQAIIGQTSSSPTIAISTTVGPLQIPVVSHFASCACLSDKKKHPSFFRTIPSDYYQSKALAKLVKHFGWTWVGAVYSDNDYGNNGISVFISAAKEEGICIEYSKAFIKTDSRDKILNVVEIIKASTSKVIVAFVAYPDFTFLLREMVLQNMTGFQWIGSESWISDVNTADAEWQHILKGSVGFAIPKASINGLGSFLTKLNPADVSFHKEVFETIFQCKFLTQENADMKQLCKGNESLTQVPNIYTDVSNLRMANNVYKAVYAVAYALHNSYGCSEKENGQEGTIACTKLADYQQPSKVSIVNALKKIRFTTTTGEDVFFDENGDSAARYEVLNCQQGKDGQAVFVKVGFYDASLQTHLQLLFNNNSIVWAHNKPQVPVSVCSNSCTPGFRKAVQKGRPICCFDCISCAEGEISNITDSISCIKCPTELWSNDMKDTCVLKLVEFLSYEEIMGIILLSFSLLGALFTICIAVIFFKHKDTPIVRANNSELSFLLLFSLTLCFLCSVTFIGQPSEWSCMLRHTAFGITFVLCISCVLGKTVVVLMAFRATLPGSNVMKWFGPLQQRLSVLAFTLVQVIICVVWLTISPPFPHNNMNYYKEKVILECHVGSVIGFWAVLGYIGLLALLCFILAFLARKLPDNFNEAKFITFSMLIFCAVWITFIPAYVSSPGKFTVAVEIFAILASSFGLLFCIFVPKCYIIILKPEKNTKKQMMSKATVN, encoded by the exons ATGATGTTTGCAATTGAAGAAATCAACAACAGAAGTGATATTCTGCCTGGCATAAATTTAGGTTATAAAATTTATGATACATGTGGATCAGTTGAAATGACCACAAGAGCTGCCTTGTCCTTAGTCAACGGTTATggagaaaatacaacttcagtgCACTGCTCCAAACCTGACACTGTTCAAGCAATTATAGGGCAAACATCATCTAGCCCCACTATTGCCATCTCTACTACAGTGGGACCTTTGCAGATTCCTGTG gTTAGTCACTTTGCATCATGTGCATGCctaagtgacaaaaaaaaacacccatctTTCTTCAGAACAATTCCCAGTGATTACTATCAGAGCAAAGCTTTGGCAAAGCTCGTCAAACATTTTGGATGGACCTGGGTGGGGGCTGTGTACAGTGATAATGACTATGGGAATAATGGCATAAGTGTATTTATCAGTGCTGCCAAAGAAGAGGGGATCTGTATTGAGTATTCCAAAGCATTTATTAAGACAGACTCCAGAGACAAAATTCTCAATGTAGTTGAGATTATCAAGGCTTCAACCTCCAAAGTGATTGTAGCATTTGTTGCATACCCTGACTTTACTTTTCTTCTGAGGGAAATGGTCTTGCAGAACATGACTGGGTTTCAGTGGATTGGAAGTGAGTCCTGGATCTCCGATGTAAACACTGCCGATGCTGAATGGCAACATATTCTGAAGGGGTCTGTGGGATTTGCTATTCCAAAAGCTAGTATCAATGGCCTAGGGTCATTTCTGACTAAGCTCAATCCAGCTGATGTAAGTTTTCACAAAGAGGTTTTTGAGACCATATTTCAATGTAAATTTCTAACACAAGAAAATGCTGACATGAAACAGTTGTGCAAAGGCAATGAAAGCCTCACTCAAGTtccaaatatttatacagatGTTTCAAACTTACGAATGgcaaataatgtttataaggCTGTGTATGCTGTGGCATATGCCCTACATAACAGTTATGGCTGTTCAGAGAAGGAAAATGGACAAGAAGGTACTATTGCATGTACAAAATTAGCAGATTACCAGCAACCCTCGAAGGTGAGT ATAGTGAATGCGTTGAAGAAAATCCGTTTCACGACTACAACAGGAGAGGATGTATTCTTTGATGAGAATGGAGATTCAGCAGCACGCTATGAAGTGCTGAACTGTCAGCAAGGTAAAGATGGTCAAGCAGTATTTGTTAAAGTGGGCTTCTATGATGCCTCTCTGCAAACACACCTTCAGCTGTTGTTTAACAACAACAGTATAGTCTGGGCCCACAACAAACCACAG GTGCCAGTCTCTGTGTGCAGTAACAGTTGTACCCCAGGCTTCAGAAAGGCTGTGCAGAAAGGAAGGCCAATCTGCTGCTTTGATTGTATTTCATGTGCAGAAGGGGAAATCAGTAATATAACAG attCTATATCTTGCATCAAGTGCCCTACTGAACTTTGGTCTAATGACATGAAAGATACCTGTGTCTTAAAGTTGGTGGAATTCCTGTCATACGAGGAAATAATGGGAATCATTCTTctatcattttctttgttaGGAGCTTTGTTCACTATTTGTATTGCTGtaattttctttaaacacaaGGACACACCAATTGTTAGAGCAAACAACTCTGAGCTGAGCTTTTTGCTGCTCTTTtctctgactctgtgcttcCTCTGTTCAGTCACATTTATTGGTCAGCCCTCTGAGTGGTCCTGTATGCTGCGCCACACAGCGTTTGGGATCACCTTTGTCCTCTGTATCTCCTGTGTTCTGGGGAAAACTGTAGTGGTGTTAATGGCCTTCAGGGCTACACTTCCAGGCAGTAATGTCATGAAATGGTTTGGGCCTCTACAGCAGAGACTCAGTGTACTTGCCTTCACTCTTGTACAGGTCATAATTTGTGTAGTTTGGTTAACAATATCTCCTCCTTTCCCACACAATAATATGAACTACTACAAGGAAAAGGTTATATTAGAATGTCATGTAGGCTCAGTTATAGGTTTCTGGGCTGTTCTGGGCTATATAGGACTTCTGGctcttttgtgttttatcttGGCTTTTCTGGCCCGGAAGTTGCCTGACAATTTCAATGAAGCCAAATTCATCACATTCAGCATGCTCATattctgtgcagtttggatCACATTTATTCCTGCTTATGTCAGCTCTCCTGGAAAATTCACTGTAGCTGTAGAGATATTTGCTATTTTAGCATCAAGCTTTGGTTTACTATTCTGCATATTTGTTCcaaaatgttatataataatactgaAACCAGAGAAAAATACTAAGAAGCAAATGATGAGTAAAGCAACTGTGAATTGA
- the LOC113652567 gene encoding extracellular calcium-sensing receptor-like, whose protein sequence is MVFAIEEINNRSDILPGINLGYKIYDACGSVEITTRAALSLLNGHGENTTSVHCSKPDTVQAIIGQSSSTPAIAISTTVGPLRIPVVSHIASCACLSDRKKHPSFFRTVPSDYHQSRALAKLIKHFGWTWVGAVCSDNDYGNNGISAFISAAKEEGICIEYSKAFIKTDSRDKILNVVEMIKASTSKVIVAFVAYSDFGFLLREMVLQNITGFQWIGSESWISDLNTSKAEWKHILKGSVGFAIPNTKIDGLGSFLNKLNPMSDVAVYKELWETIFDCKFPTEDNTELKQLCKGNESLSHVQNIYTDVSDLRVANNVYKAVYAVAYALHNSYRCSESDSGPEGANVCTILADNQQQWKIVNELKKIRFMTTTGEDVFFDENGDPAARYDVLNWQQGNDGKTVFVKVGFYDASLQTHLQLSLNNKSIVWANNKPQVPVSVCSPSCPPGTRKAVQKGKPICCFDCIPCAEGEISNISDSISCIECPPELWSNEKRDNCVLKLVEFLSYEELMGIILVSFSLLGALFTICIAVIFFKHKDTPIVRANNSELSFLLLFSLTLCFLCSLTFIGQPSEWSCMLRHTAFGITFVLCISCVLGKTVVVLMAFRATLPASNVMKWFGPLQQRLSVLAFTLVQVIICVLWLTISPPFPYKNMNYYKEKIILECHVGSVIGFWAVLGYIGFLALLCFILAFLARKLPDNFNEAKFITFSILIFCAVWITFIPAYVSSPGKFTVAVEIFAILASSFGLLFCIFVPKCYIIILKPEKNTKKQMMGKASVN, encoded by the exons ATGGTCTTTGCAATTGAAGAAATCAACAACAGAAGTGATATTCTTCCTGGCATCAATTTGGGTTATAAAATTTATGATGCATGTGGATCAGTTGAAATAACCACAAGAGCTGCTTTATCCTTACTCAATGGTCATggagaaaatacaacttcagttCACTGCTCCAAACCTGACACTGTTCAAGCAATTATAGGACAATCATCATCTACCCCAGCTATTGCCATATCTACTACAGTGGGACCTTTGCGCATTCCTGTG GTTAGTCACATTGCATCATGTGCATGTCtgagtgacagaaaaaaacacccaTCTTTCTTCAGAACTGTTCCCAGTGATTACCACCAGAGCAGAGCTTTGGCAAAGCTTATCAAACATTTTGGATGGACCTGGGTGGGGGCTGTGTGCAGTGATAATGACTATGGGAATAATGGTATAAGTGCATTTATTAGTGCTGCCAAAGAAGAGGGAATCTGTATTGAATATTCCAAAGCATTTATTAAGACAGACTCCAGAGACAAAATTCTCAATGTAGTTGAAATGATCAAGGCTTCAACCTCCAAAGTGATTGTAGCTTTTGTTGCATACTCTGACTTTGGTTTTCTTCTGAGGGAAATGGTCTTGCAGAACATTACTGGGTTTCAGTGGATTGGAAGTGAGTCCTGGATCTCCGATTTAAATACTTCCAAAGCTGAATGGAAACATATTCTAAAAGGTTCTGTGGGTTTTGCTATCCCAAACACTAAAATCGATGGCCTAGGGTCTTTTCTGAATAAGCTTAATCCAATGTCTGATGTAGCTGTTTACAAAGAGTTGTGGGAGACCATATTTGATTGTAAGTTTCCCACAGAAGACAATACTGAGCTTAAACAATTGTGCAAGGGCAATGAAAGTCTCAGTCACGTTCAAAACATTTATACAGATGTATCAGACTTGCGAGTTGCAAATAATGTCTATAAGGCTGTGTATGCTGTGGCTTATGCCCTACATAACAGTTACAGATGTTCAGAGAGTGACAGTGGACCAGAAGGTGCTAATGTGTGTACAATCCTAGCAGATAACCAGCAACAATGGAAG ATAGTGAATGAGTTGAAGAAAATCCGTTTCATGACTACAACAGGAGAGGATGTATTCTTTGATGAGAATGGAGACCCAGCAGCACGCTATGATGTGCTGAACTGGCAGCAAGGTAACGACGGTAAAACAGTATTTGTTAAAGTGGGCTTCTATGATGCCTCTCTGCAAACACACCTTCAGCTGTCACTTAACAACAAAAGTATAGTCTGGGCCAACAATAAACCACAG GTGCCAGTCTCTGTGTGTAGTCCAAGTTGTCCCCCAGGTACCAGGAAGGCTGTACAAAAAGGAAAGCCAATCTGCTGCTTTGACTGTATACCATGTGCAGAGGGTGAAATCAGCAATATTTCAG ATTCTATATCTTGCATCGAGTGCCCTCCTGAACTGTGGTCTAATGAAAAGCGAGATAACTGTGTCTTGAAGTTGGTGGAATTCCTGTCATATGAGGAGTTAATGGGAATCATTCTTGTATCATTTTCTTTGTTAGGAGCATTGTTCACTATCTGTATTGCTGtaattttctttaaacacaaGGACACACCAATTGTTAGAGCAAATAATTCTGAACTGAGCTTCTTGCTGCTCTTttctctgactctgtgtttcCTATGTTCACTTACTTTCATTGGTCAGCCCTCTGAGTGGTCCTGTATGCTGCGCCACACAGCGTTTGGGATCACCTTTGTCCTCTGTATCTCCTGTGTTTTGGGGAAAACTGTAGTGGTGTTAATGGCCTTCAGGGCTACACTTCCAGCCAGTAATGTCATGAAATGGTTTGGGCCTCTACAGCAGAGACTCAGTGTACTTGCCTTCACTCTTGTGCAGGTCATTATTTGTGTACTTTGGTTAACAATATCTCCACCTTTTCCATACAAAAATATGAACTACTACAAGGAAAAGATTATATTAGAATGTCATGTAGGCTCAGTTATAGGTTTCTGGGCTGTTCTGGGTTATATAGGATTTTTGGctcttttgtgttttatcttGGCTTTTCTGGCCCGGAAGCTGCCTGACAATTTCAATGAAGCCAAATTCATCACATTCAGCATACTTATattctgtgcagtttggatCACATTTATTCCTGCTTATGTCAGCTCTCCTGGAAAATTCACTGTAGCTGTAGAGATATTTGCTATTTTAGCATCAAGCTTTGGTTTACTATTCTGCATATTTGTTCCAAAGTGTTATATAATTATACTGAAACCAGAAAAGAATACAAAGAAGCAAATGATGGGTAAAGCATCTGTGAATTGA